The Capsicum annuum cultivar UCD-10X-F1 unplaced genomic scaffold, UCD10Xv1.1 ctg991, whole genome shotgun sequence genome segment CTGGTGAATTGCATGAACAGCAGCCCATCTCACTCGTGGATGCGGATCGTGGAAAGAATGGAGAACCATATTCACAAATTGCTCCAGATACCTGATCATCACCTGTAAACAGTGAAACCATGGATTCAAATAGTAGCCTAAGGAGGCAAACTATGTTTTCTGTCCTAGTAGTTTGCTACCAAAAAGGAGTTTCTCAAATGCCGCATGATCATCCCAACGTAATCATGACAAACACACTAATGTGACAAATTTGTACCTTTGAGCTACCTTCAGATATCTGAGCAATTGCTAGCAGAGCAGCGTGACGTTTCTCCCACTCAGGGGCAACCAAGTATGAAGGCAGCTGCTCCATTGCAATAGGAGTAACAGTTTTTCCACCTAATGCAATTGATAACCGTTTTAAACAATTTAGACCAAAAGAGCAGCTCTTCGTCGCCCCTGAAACTTCATGCTGTTTCTCCGTACAATGCCAACTAGGTTCATCATTATTCCAAACAGGTTCAGCAGTATGAAAGCGAGGTTCATCCTTGATATCCAGCGTTAAATTTAATAAGATAGCAAAACAAGTGTTAGTAAACAAAGGCACCTTCTTCATCATGCCAGGAACCTTCTCCTTAGCCTCGACCAAAGTTAACATAAACTCAACGGCCAAGTGCCTAATCTCCTCTTCCAAACTCTTATTCTCAGCTATCTCAAACATTGTACCTACAATGACCACTAGTTGACGTCTCAGGAATTTAGGCTCATTCCTCGCCAACTCAATGAAAAGATTCAGCACATTCACTGCTGCATCCTCCAGGTCATTGTTGCTCAACACAT includes the following:
- the LOC124895725 gene encoding importin-5-like, coding for MMRTLTDVLSNNDLEDAAVNVLNLFIELARNEPKFLRRQLVVIVGTMFEIAENKSLEEEIRHLAVEFMLTLVEAKEKVPGMMKKVPLFTNTCFAILLNLTLDIKDEPRFHTAEPVWNNDEPSWHCTEKQHEVSGATKSCSFGLNCLKRLSIALGGKTVTPIAMEQLPSYLVAPEWEKRHAALLAIAQISEGSSKVMIRYLEQFVNMVLHSFHDPHPRVRWAAVHAIHQLLIHFCPHLQAQYHNQILPALAAAMDDCQNPRVQAFAAASVVIFCQFESPETIEPYVDGLLKKLVVLLQNDNQMVHEEALIALGAIADLSKEHFHKYYDFVMPYLKALLVNANDKSDEALGHNALQCISSVGMAVGKEKFKDDIKQVSPQL